From the genome of Pseudomonas sp. gcc21, one region includes:
- a CDS encoding PAS domain-containing sensor histidine kinase codes for MTERQSGNRTLSIVAPFKADTLSLSKLFGEKYSVSVHQNLTELSSALGAETGLVILTEEALLGSVAALDEALSEQPSWSDIPIILLASNNGRSGRDTEIARRRLPASAGYVIVLERPLSSASLISAVDAAWGSRERQFDMRDRLAELAEERGRLQILLENVPVGICFMDAAGRAIISNPLFREYLPEGVIPSREPDIAARWVASDAAGRQLEPNMYPGARALRGEPVNGIDFCHLRDDDRESWMRVSAVPLYDDAREIIGAASVILDISEEKQAELSLRRFNEELEVQVQARTRELNAAIERLRTESDERARAEEQLRHSLKMEAVGQLTGGIAHDFNNMLTGVISALDLIKMRIAKGKVDDVARFMEAARTSAQRAAGLTQRLLAFSRRQPLDAKPLSINQLVAALKDLLQRTVSERISLSLDLCSEDPWICADANQLENAILNLVINARDAMPHGGDLSVRTRLLNSADAPDAVVASSLGQVCIDVEDTGYGIPENMLDKVMEPFFTTKPIGQGTGLGLSMVYGFAKQSDGRLSIRSVPDAGTTVSIYLPEHSRVASASRVVPESAASGRGQSILLVEDDDSVRLINQEVLEELGYQVCVACDAEEALRRFHTLEKVDLLVTDVGLPGMNGRQLAEVIQQLQPRLPVLFLTGYAESAMAQGDFLGAHMQLLTKPLTLDVLASRVASMLASDTITSEIEL; via the coding sequence ATGACTGAGCGACAGTCTGGAAACAGGACATTATCGATCGTTGCGCCGTTCAAGGCTGACACCCTGAGTTTGAGCAAACTGTTCGGCGAGAAATATTCCGTTTCGGTTCACCAGAACCTTACCGAGCTGTCTTCGGCGTTAGGCGCCGAGACGGGCCTGGTCATTCTGACTGAAGAAGCGCTTCTGGGGAGCGTTGCAGCGCTTGACGAGGCGTTGAGTGAGCAACCGAGCTGGTCAGATATTCCGATCATTCTGCTGGCGTCGAACAATGGTCGGTCCGGGCGTGACACAGAAATAGCGCGCCGGCGGTTGCCGGCCTCGGCAGGCTACGTAATCGTGCTCGAACGTCCCCTCAGCTCCGCGTCACTGATCAGCGCAGTTGACGCCGCATGGGGTTCGCGCGAACGCCAGTTTGATATGCGCGACCGACTTGCCGAACTGGCTGAAGAACGAGGTCGTCTGCAGATTCTCTTGGAGAACGTACCGGTTGGTATTTGCTTCATGGATGCTGCAGGCCGCGCAATAATCAGCAACCCGCTGTTTCGGGAGTATCTTCCGGAGGGCGTTATTCCCTCCCGGGAACCCGATATCGCTGCACGTTGGGTCGCCTCTGACGCGGCGGGCAGACAGCTCGAACCGAACATGTATCCCGGCGCCAGGGCGCTGAGAGGCGAGCCTGTCAACGGAATCGATTTCTGCCATTTGCGTGATGATGATCGCGAGTCCTGGATGCGAGTCAGCGCTGTACCCCTGTACGACGACGCTAGGGAGATTATCGGTGCCGCGTCGGTCATCCTCGATATAAGCGAGGAGAAACAGGCAGAACTGTCGTTGAGACGCTTTAACGAAGAATTGGAAGTTCAGGTGCAGGCACGCACCCGGGAATTGAATGCCGCAATAGAGCGCCTGCGCACCGAAAGCGACGAAAGAGCACGCGCCGAAGAACAGCTCAGGCATTCGCTGAAAATGGAAGCAGTAGGCCAATTGACCGGTGGGATCGCGCACGATTTCAACAACATGCTGACTGGCGTCATCAGCGCGCTGGATCTGATCAAGATGCGTATTGCTAAGGGGAAGGTTGATGATGTCGCTCGGTTCATGGAAGCCGCGCGTACATCCGCCCAGCGGGCCGCAGGTCTGACCCAGCGCTTGCTGGCCTTTTCCCGGCGGCAGCCGTTGGATGCCAAACCATTGTCGATCAACCAGCTTGTTGCCGCCCTCAAGGACCTGCTTCAACGAACAGTCTCGGAGCGAATATCGCTGAGTCTTGATCTGTGCAGCGAAGACCCCTGGATATGCGCAGACGCCAACCAGCTTGAAAACGCTATCCTGAATCTGGTGATCAATGCACGTGACGCCATGCCCCATGGCGGTGATCTGTCAGTTCGTACCCGGCTCCTGAATAGCGCGGATGCTCCAGATGCGGTTGTTGCGTCGTCGCTGGGACAAGTCTGCATCGATGTCGAGGATACGGGCTATGGCATTCCAGAAAATATGCTCGACAAGGTTATGGAGCCGTTCTTTACCACCAAACCCATAGGGCAGGGCACCGGGCTCGGACTATCGATGGTTTACGGATTCGCCAAGCAAAGTGACGGGCGGCTGAGCATCCGTAGTGTGCCGGATGCTGGCACGACTGTTTCTATTTATCTGCCCGAGCATTCCAGGGTCGCGTCCGCCAGCCGGGTTGTGCCTGAGTCTGCGGCGTCCGGGCGGGGACAGTCGATCCTGCTTGTGGAGGATGATGATTCGGTGCGCCTGATCAACCAGGAAGTCCTGGAAGAACTCGGCTATCAGGTATGTGTAGCCTGTGATGCGGAAGAAGCGCTACGACGCTTTCATACGCTCGAGAAGGTTGATCTCCTGGTCACGGATGTCGGATTGCCCGGTATGAATGGCCGCCAGCTGGCTGAGGTGATCCAGCAGTTACAGCCGCGGTTACCCGTGTTGTTTCTGACGGGCTACGCGGAAAGCGCGATGGCCCAGGGCGACTTCCTTGGCGCGCACATGCAGCTATTGACCAAGCCTTTGACGCTGGATGTGCTGGCAAGCCGGGTGGCGAGCATGCTTGCCAGTGACACGATCACTAGCGAAATCGAGCTGTAG
- a CDS encoding acyltransferase family protein yields MTKPHSDLKYRADIDGLRAVAVLAVVLFHAFPVLLPGGFIGVDIFFVISGYLISTIVFKALQRERFSYADFYARRIRRIFPPLILMIATTLVLGWHALLPVEYAQLAKHSLGGFGFVANILLWQESGYFDTAAEFKPLLHLWSLGVEEQFYLFWPVLAVVAWRLKCVGWFLAISIAGSFLINVLTVASSPAAAYFLLPARAWELLAGAALAWVQFRHPARLQVSSHSALLLAALGITLISAGLALIDQHNAFPGWWALLPVGGAVSLIAAGPANPINRYLLSNRVMVSVGLISFALYLWHWPLLSLLRIVKGTDVTASMVVSAVAIAFLLSWLSYRFIETPVRSRKGWVPVASLVTLCVVLMGASSNIFVRDGLSFRLKDAQTKIESRALEWPDSLNRGDECKGMLSDDIDLDCLVADPDRRPTAIILGDSHANHYYWGMAEQLAPLGVNLMQLAEGGCMPLYGVAVSDEGVLDDCRQPMGAALDHAISDDAIETIFLGGRWMSYISGRELKDGPDYVSDETLQLPDDPEAQGLDREAVFSKAMSATLDRLVASGKQVVFMHAVPELPFHTRECISWSPNRFVSRVPRTTCAVDYDVIRERAEEYRPLLNGLLSRYPTLRIFDPTPLLCDRTQCTARADGILLYRDDDHLSLDGTRWLGKEGAEELKAVLAEHATESLSAAR; encoded by the coding sequence ATGACGAAACCACATTCAGATCTAAAATACCGAGCCGATATTGACGGCTTGCGGGCCGTCGCCGTATTGGCTGTCGTACTTTTTCACGCCTTCCCCGTGCTCTTGCCTGGCGGGTTCATTGGTGTCGATATCTTCTTCGTCATTTCTGGGTATCTGATTTCAACCATCGTCTTCAAGGCGCTGCAGAGAGAACGATTCAGCTACGCAGATTTCTACGCGCGCCGGATACGGCGTATCTTCCCGCCGCTGATCCTCATGATTGCCACCACGCTTGTGCTTGGGTGGCATGCGTTATTGCCTGTCGAGTATGCGCAACTGGCCAAGCATTCGCTTGGTGGTTTCGGTTTTGTCGCGAACATTCTGCTGTGGCAGGAGAGCGGGTACTTTGATACGGCTGCGGAATTCAAGCCGTTGTTGCATCTGTGGTCGCTCGGTGTCGAGGAGCAGTTTTACCTGTTCTGGCCGGTGCTTGCGGTAGTCGCGTGGCGACTCAAGTGTGTGGGCTGGTTTCTTGCAATCTCGATTGCAGGCTCGTTTTTGATCAACGTGCTTACAGTGGCGTCGAGCCCTGCTGCGGCGTACTTTCTGTTACCTGCGAGGGCGTGGGAGCTGCTCGCCGGCGCAGCACTGGCCTGGGTCCAGTTTCGGCACCCGGCGCGGTTACAGGTTTCGTCGCATAGTGCCTTATTGCTGGCAGCGTTGGGCATCACTCTTATCAGCGCGGGCTTGGCGCTTATTGACCAACACAACGCATTCCCGGGTTGGTGGGCGCTTTTGCCTGTGGGCGGTGCCGTCAGTCTGATCGCAGCCGGACCCGCTAATCCGATCAACCGCTACCTGCTATCCAACAGGGTAATGGTTAGCGTCGGGCTAATCAGCTTTGCTCTGTATCTTTGGCACTGGCCTCTGTTGTCGCTGCTTCGCATCGTCAAGGGTACAGATGTCACCGCCTCTATGGTCGTTAGTGCAGTGGCAATAGCATTCTTGCTGTCCTGGCTCAGTTATCGCTTTATCGAAACACCCGTCCGGTCGCGTAAAGGATGGGTGCCGGTGGCCAGTCTTGTCACGCTATGCGTTGTGCTTATGGGGGCGTCTTCCAATATCTTTGTACGTGACGGTTTGAGCTTCCGGCTGAAAGACGCGCAGACAAAGATCGAATCGCGTGCGCTTGAGTGGCCCGATAGTCTGAACCGCGGCGATGAGTGTAAGGGAATGCTCTCCGACGATATCGATCTGGACTGCCTTGTCGCTGACCCCGATCGGCGACCGACTGCAATCATTCTTGGCGATAGCCACGCCAATCACTATTACTGGGGGATGGCGGAACAGCTAGCGCCGCTCGGAGTGAATCTGATGCAACTGGCAGAGGGCGGGTGTATGCCGTTGTACGGCGTCGCTGTCAGCGATGAAGGCGTGCTTGATGACTGCCGGCAGCCCATGGGTGCGGCGCTCGATCACGCAATCTCGGACGACGCGATCGAGACTATCTTTCTCGGTGGACGATGGATGAGTTACATCTCCGGTCGGGAGCTCAAGGATGGACCGGATTATGTGTCCGATGAAACCCTGCAGCTTCCCGATGACCCAGAGGCACAGGGGCTGGATCGTGAAGCTGTATTCAGCAAAGCCATGAGCGCTACGCTGGACCGGCTGGTCGCATCGGGTAAACAGGTTGTGTTCATGCATGCAGTGCCCGAACTGCCGTTCCACACTCGCGAGTGCATCAGCTGGAGCCCCAACCGCTTCGTCAGCCGCGTTCCAAGGACCACCTGCGCGGTTGATTACGACGTGATTCGCGAGAGGGCTGAGGAGTACCGGCCTTTACTGAACGGGCTACTGTCCCGATATCCGACTCTGCGTATATTTGATCCCACGCCTTTGCTATGCGATCGCACGCAGTGCACTGCGCGGGCGGACGGGATCCTGCTTTACCGCGATGACGATCATCTCTCGCTGGATGGGACACGCTGGCTCGGTAAAGAGGGTGCCGAAGAGCTTAAGGCTGTCTTGGCAGAGCACGCTACTGAGAGTCTTTCTGCCGCGCGCTGA
- the bfr gene encoding bacterioferritin, producing MQGHQDVISCLIELLRGELGARDQYFLHSRLYEDMGYSKLYERINHEMEEETEHADAILKRILFLQGKPDMTPTAIHPGFTVPDMLAADLRLEYEVRANLVNAIALCEKHRDYGTRDILIVQLKDTEEDHAYWLEQQLRLIKLIGLENYLQAQM from the coding sequence ATGCAGGGCCATCAGGATGTCATTAGCTGTCTCATCGAGTTGCTGCGTGGGGAGCTCGGCGCACGCGATCAGTATTTTCTGCACTCGCGTCTGTATGAGGACATGGGGTACAGCAAGCTGTACGAGCGTATCAATCATGAGATGGAAGAGGAAACCGAACACGCCGATGCGATTCTGAAGCGCATCCTGTTTCTTCAGGGCAAGCCGGATATGACGCCGACGGCGATCCACCCGGGCTTTACCGTTCCCGACATGCTGGCTGCTGATCTCAGGTTGGAATACGAGGTACGGGCCAATCTCGTCAACGCGATCGCTCTGTGTGAGAAGCATCGCGACTACGGCACTCGCGATATTCTCATAGTCCAGCTCAAGGATACCGAAGAAGACCATGCCTACTGGCTTGAGCAGCAGTTGCGGTTGATCAAGTTGATTGGCCTGGAAAACTATCTACAGGCGCAGATGTAA
- a CDS encoding lipase secretion chaperone: MSNRIILTLTAASAVALVVAVGSWKLSGTETTRPSAPDNTQAADVPPLAHKQLTPSPDALPGAALLEGVDVINGITLYPDGGLQYNLQLRHLFDHFLGMAGSSERIHAAREALNQHMQSAAIEPPPREQALQAFDQYVEYLREAELVELNSYEAEDLERTFDVLFGLRRSLLGTTLAAAFFGDEEALEQIILAQRRIATDTQLNQAEREALYAELEENLPPHLQESRRQATAVTRLHQETASLRSAGASLNAIQQMREQQVGYEAAQRLAELDQVRADWAERVKDYQRERDAMLEADRLSEEERDATLARLRDRLFNENEARRIAALDRMGDSH; the protein is encoded by the coding sequence ATGAGCAACAGAATCATTCTGACGCTGACTGCGGCCAGCGCTGTCGCCCTGGTTGTGGCTGTGGGAAGCTGGAAGCTATCCGGGACGGAGACAACAAGACCCTCCGCACCGGACAATACGCAGGCGGCTGACGTCCCTCCCCTCGCTCATAAGCAGCTAACACCCTCGCCTGATGCGCTTCCTGGCGCAGCGTTGCTCGAAGGTGTCGACGTGATCAATGGCATTACCTTGTATCCAGACGGCGGCCTGCAATACAACCTGCAACTGCGGCATCTGTTCGACCACTTCCTTGGAATGGCGGGATCGTCGGAACGTATACACGCAGCGCGCGAAGCACTGAACCAACACATGCAATCGGCAGCTATTGAGCCGCCACCCCGCGAACAAGCGCTGCAGGCATTTGATCAATACGTCGAATACCTGCGGGAGGCCGAGCTGGTCGAGCTGAACAGCTACGAAGCGGAGGATCTGGAGCGCACCTTTGACGTACTGTTCGGCCTGCGGCGCAGCCTGCTGGGTACAACGCTGGCTGCTGCATTCTTCGGTGATGAGGAAGCACTGGAGCAGATAATCCTGGCGCAGAGACGTATCGCCACCGACACTCAACTCAACCAGGCCGAACGCGAAGCGCTGTACGCAGAACTCGAAGAAAACCTGCCCCCGCACCTACAGGAATCACGGCGTCAGGCTACAGCCGTCACCCGCTTGCATCAGGAAACCGCAAGCCTTCGCTCAGCGGGAGCCTCCCTGAACGCCATCCAGCAGATGCGTGAACAGCAGGTGGGATATGAAGCGGCGCAGCGCCTCGCCGAACTCGATCAGGTCAGAGCTGACTGGGCTGAACGTGTTAAGGACTATCAACGCGAACGTGACGCAATGCTGGAGGCCGATCGGCTAAGTGAGGAGGAGCGTGACGCAACACTTGCTCGCCTACGAGACCGGCTATTCAACGAAAACGAAGCGCGGCGCATTGCAGCGCTGGACAGGATGGGAGATTCACATTGA
- a CDS encoding triacylglycerol lipase, translating to MQAKTKTGLVPGLVALTLAAVTSLPATAQTESRGYTETRYPLVLVHGLAGYDNIGPLIQYFNGIPETLERYGASVHVVQVAASNSTETRGEQLLEQVEDILAVTGAEKVNLIGHSHGSMTARYVAGVRPELVASVTSAGGVNWGSAMADVLGSSRATMALVNAFSSIIDALSGGGYKQDAQAAARQMSTAGALVFNRDFPAGVPSRYCADDGAHEVDGVRYYSWGGDRLLTNALDLTDSMLLVTGQWFGEPSDGVVSVCSQKLGQIISVNYPMNHLDVNNQVAGLVGLSLPHPLTVWRQHANRLRNAGL from the coding sequence ATGCAAGCGAAAACAAAAACCGGGTTGGTACCTGGACTGGTCGCGCTCACTCTGGCGGCGGTGACGTCCCTTCCGGCAACAGCGCAGACAGAATCCCGGGGTTACACCGAAACACGCTATCCCCTGGTACTGGTTCATGGTCTGGCGGGTTACGACAACATCGGTCCTCTTATCCAGTATTTCAATGGAATACCCGAGACGCTCGAGCGCTATGGCGCGTCAGTGCACGTAGTTCAGGTCGCAGCTTCCAATAGCACAGAAACCCGTGGCGAGCAGCTGCTCGAACAAGTTGAAGACATTCTCGCCGTCACTGGCGCGGAAAAGGTCAACCTGATCGGTCATAGTCACGGCTCCATGACCGCGCGCTATGTTGCCGGTGTTCGTCCGGAACTGGTCGCCTCGGTAACCTCTGCGGGCGGCGTTAACTGGGGTAGCGCCATGGCTGACGTGCTGGGTTCCAGCCGCGCAACCATGGCTTTGGTCAACGCGTTTTCTTCGATCATCGATGCGTTGTCAGGTGGCGGTTACAAGCAGGACGCACAAGCTGCCGCGAGGCAAATGTCCACGGCGGGCGCACTGGTATTCAATCGCGACTTTCCCGCTGGAGTGCCCTCCCGCTACTGCGCTGATGACGGTGCCCATGAGGTTGACGGAGTGCGTTATTACTCCTGGGGCGGAGATCGATTGCTGACCAATGCGCTGGATCTCACCGACAGCATGCTGCTGGTCACTGGCCAGTGGTTCGGTGAGCCCAGCGACGGTGTGGTTTCTGTGTGCAGTCAGAAGCTCGGGCAGATTATCAGCGTCAATTACCCGATGAACCACCTGGATGTGAATAACCAGGTTGCGGGACTGGTCGGGCTGAGCTTACCGCATCCGCTGACCGTTTGGCGTCAGCACGCAAACCGTCTGCGCAACGCAGGTCTTTGA
- a CDS encoding AraC family transcriptional regulator, producing the protein MRHIHQGLSALDPQDIRPFGHLAHILKDQLYWLERGHLFTSPCVSVGITQRFYVMLLMTACGTPFRLKCGEFDQTVQAVAIAPGELRSVHAPGIKLVSVHLNPLHDAFPAFASLHASGPLPLDRDAFVHLDATMDAAYLGELSAETATQLHDEMASIAAQLMPAAKKLDARINSAMVMLREEGDIALDELSSRLGLSYHWMSRLFSDTVGLPLRTYCHWLKLHRATQLLLNSPALVEQVHRHGYLGAGGGPTVSLTELAHDAGFTDSAHMAHTISELCGGPLSHFLFSGNVRLHLPGKPCSAINNVNGYS; encoded by the coding sequence GTGCGTCACATACATCAGGGGTTGAGCGCGCTGGACCCACAAGACATTCGCCCGTTCGGGCATCTCGCGCACATCCTGAAGGATCAGTTGTACTGGCTTGAACGCGGTCATTTGTTTACCAGCCCGTGCGTGTCTGTCGGCATCACCCAACGTTTCTACGTCATGCTCCTGATGACAGCCTGTGGGACGCCCTTTCGATTGAAGTGTGGGGAGTTTGACCAAACCGTGCAGGCGGTTGCGATCGCGCCCGGGGAATTGCGCAGTGTGCATGCGCCGGGGATCAAGTTGGTGAGCGTGCATCTGAATCCTCTGCACGACGCCTTTCCGGCTTTTGCATCGCTGCACGCGAGCGGACCGCTGCCGCTGGACCGTGACGCTTTTGTACATCTGGACGCGACGATGGATGCGGCCTACCTTGGCGAACTTTCTGCTGAAACGGCAACACAATTGCATGACGAAATGGCTTCGATTGCTGCGCAATTGATGCCGGCAGCCAAGAAGCTGGATGCCCGGATCAACAGCGCCATGGTCATGCTCAGAGAGGAGGGCGATATTGCCCTGGATGAGCTGAGCAGCCGGCTTGGCCTTTCATACCATTGGATGTCCCGCCTGTTTTCGGACACGGTTGGTCTGCCGCTGCGGACCTACTGTCACTGGCTCAAGCTCCACCGCGCGACGCAGCTACTACTGAATTCCCCTGCCTTGGTTGAACAGGTGCACCGTCATGGTTACCTGGGAGCCGGAGGCGGGCCTACGGTGTCACTGACCGAACTGGCACATGACGCAGGTTTTACCGACTCCGCGCATATGGCGCATACCATCAGCGAATTATGCGGCGGGCCACTCTCACACTTCCTGTTCAGCGGTAATGTGCGCTTGCATCTGCCTGGCAAGCCGTGCAGTGCGATCAATAATGTGAATGGCTATTCATAG
- a CDS encoding carboxylesterase/lipase family protein encodes MHHFRVPRSTRQALFAVSLLPFVLPLAGCLDGSSDSDDDEDVTNRTGVFVDSAVAGLDYSGETTGEGMTNQRGEFSFVDGEILTFSIGDLELGSATGSDVLTPLSIVEGATAAEDQRVTNMLVLLQSLDADGNLNNGIELSEPIRGEVSLSAGNIQLDQSPEDFSAALAPILARLEAAGVFSDTDPRPRKAASMADALEHFARSTSPRKIVETTSGQLRGFEADESAWQFLGVPYAQPPLGDLRWKAPQPVIGWEGVREAVSWSDQAAQNPGLERFGEGGMSEDSLYLNITAPKEANGLPVMVWFHGGGFTSLTSNTKPFNNPLAVASKGVVQVSVNQRLGPFGYIAHPELSAESGYGGSGNYGQMDLIMALEWVQDNIAAFGGDPSNVTIFGESGGGRKVLSLMASPKAAGLFHKAISQSGTLIPDTRSLDAAEAIGTRLQTQLDAASLEEMRSRSWLEVVEAAANLIPYTNVDNHYLPTSERVSFETDMDNDVPFMFTINTNDTPDPTNTVIEVFPWMAPLNSEPTYATLFSHQPAGWKARGVQAYHGAELAYMFNMPESVITHYLLGLVIDPATGESLVIGDLNGNGVPGSKGDPADIFASAGFDETDAQVIDRMLTIWTNFAKTGNPGIPGELDFPEYDAQTQQYVELSDAAEVKSGIGEVFAD; translated from the coding sequence ATGCACCACTTCAGGGTACCCAGGTCTACTCGTCAGGCATTGTTTGCCGTCTCCTTATTGCCATTTGTATTGCCCTTGGCAGGTTGTCTTGACGGCTCATCAGATTCTGATGACGACGAAGATGTGACCAACCGTACCGGCGTCTTTGTTGACAGTGCCGTAGCCGGGCTGGATTACAGCGGCGAAACGACCGGCGAAGGTATGACCAACCAGCGGGGAGAGTTTTCCTTCGTGGACGGGGAAATATTGACCTTTTCAATAGGCGACCTCGAGCTGGGCTCGGCGACGGGAAGCGATGTCCTGACGCCACTCAGCATCGTCGAAGGCGCAACGGCTGCCGAGGATCAGCGTGTGACCAATATGCTGGTTTTGCTGCAGTCACTGGACGCTGACGGCAATCTCAATAATGGCATCGAGCTCAGCGAGCCCATCAGGGGGGAGGTCTCGTTGAGTGCTGGCAACATTCAATTGGATCAATCTCCGGAAGACTTCAGCGCTGCGCTGGCTCCGATACTGGCCCGGCTCGAAGCCGCCGGCGTGTTTTCGGATACTGACCCGCGGCCGCGCAAGGCGGCGTCCATGGCTGACGCGCTAGAGCATTTTGCGCGTTCAACCAGCCCGCGGAAGATAGTCGAAACAACCAGCGGGCAATTGCGTGGCTTCGAGGCTGACGAATCGGCCTGGCAATTTCTCGGCGTGCCCTATGCGCAGCCACCTCTGGGCGATTTGCGCTGGAAAGCTCCGCAGCCCGTTATTGGCTGGGAGGGAGTCCGCGAGGCGGTCAGCTGGAGCGATCAGGCGGCACAAAATCCCGGCCTGGAGCGTTTCGGGGAAGGCGGTATGAGCGAAGACTCGCTATACCTGAACATTACCGCCCCGAAGGAAGCCAATGGCCTTCCGGTTATGGTCTGGTTTCATGGCGGCGGGTTTACCTCGTTAACCAGTAACACCAAGCCGTTTAACAATCCCTTGGCTGTCGCCAGCAAGGGTGTGGTTCAGGTGTCAGTCAATCAGCGGCTCGGGCCATTTGGGTATATCGCGCACCCGGAACTCAGCGCCGAAAGCGGTTACGGCGGGTCCGGCAATTACGGACAGATGGACCTGATCATGGCGCTGGAGTGGGTGCAGGATAATATCGCTGCATTTGGAGGCGATCCATCCAACGTGACGATTTTCGGAGAGTCCGGAGGAGGGCGCAAGGTGCTTTCGCTGATGGCGTCGCCTAAGGCTGCCGGCTTGTTTCATAAGGCGATCAGCCAGAGCGGCACACTGATACCCGACACTCGCAGTCTGGATGCGGCAGAAGCCATTGGCACTCGATTACAAACCCAGCTGGACGCAGCGTCGCTGGAGGAAATGCGCTCTCGCAGTTGGCTGGAAGTGGTTGAAGCTGCGGCAAATCTTATTCCTTATACCAACGTTGATAATCACTACCTGCCGACCAGCGAGCGTGTCAGCTTCGAGACTGACATGGATAATGATGTTCCCTTCATGTTCACCATCAATACGAACGACACGCCGGATCCTACCAATACGGTGATAGAGGTATTCCCGTGGATGGCCCCGCTCAACAGTGAACCAACCTACGCCACGCTGTTCTCTCATCAACCGGCTGGCTGGAAGGCGCGCGGGGTGCAGGCCTATCACGGAGCGGAACTGGCCTATATGTTCAACATGCCTGAAAGCGTGATTACTCATTATCTGCTTGGTCTGGTTATAGACCCGGCGACGGGCGAGTCATTGGTGATTGGAGATCTCAACGGTAATGGTGTGCCGGGATCGAAAGGCGACCCTGCGGATATCTTTGCGTCAGCCGGATTTGACGAAACGGATGCCCAGGTTATCGACCGGATGCTCACCATCTGGACGAATTTTGCCAAGACGGGTAATCCGGGCATTCCGGGCGAGTTGGATTTTCCGGAGTATGACGCCCAGACCCAGCAGTATGTCGAGCTGAGCGATGCAGCCGAGGTGAAGTCCGGTATCGGCGAGGTGTTTGCAGACTGA
- a CDS encoding four-helix bundle copper-binding protein, with amino-acid sequence MTNSMYEACIQACLKCAVACDTCAASCLREDDVKMMARCIQTDMDCADVCRTAAALMARDSEFAKAFCRVCAQVCRACGEECRKHEADHCQRCADACMACAEECERMAA; translated from the coding sequence ATGACCAACAGCATGTATGAAGCTTGTATTCAGGCGTGCCTGAAGTGCGCGGTTGCCTGTGACACCTGCGCTGCGTCCTGCCTGCGTGAAGACGACGTGAAGATGATGGCGCGGTGTATCCAGACCGATATGGACTGTGCTGACGTCTGCCGTACTGCAGCAGCGCTCATGGCACGGGATAGCGAATTTGCGAAGGCTTTCTGCAGGGTTTGCGCGCAGGTATGCCGCGCCTGTGGCGAGGAGTGCAGGAAGCACGAGGCGGATCATTGCCAGCGCTGCGCTGACGCCTGCATGGCGTGCGCAGAGGAGTGTGAGCGCATGGCGGCATAG